One Orrella dioscoreae genomic window carries:
- a CDS encoding Nif3-like dinuclear metal center hexameric protein — translation MNQVSTRELSAWLDDVLQVARFKDYCPNGQQVEGKPVVKHIIAGVTASEALLREAIARGADAVLVHHGWFWKNEDPRVRGTRRTRLALALAHALNLYAYHLPLDAHPDWGNNAQLARVLGLEPERTDTGAPRNCGPDNLIWTGTAPGLRTLGEFAEQVQARLGRKPLVVGDARQPLDRIAWCTGGAQGFMQAALDAGATVYLTGEASEPNTHLARETGTAFIGAGHHATERYGVQALGEAIAARFGIRVDFIDIDNPV, via the coding sequence ATGAATCAGGTAAGCACTCGCGAACTCTCTGCATGGCTGGACGATGTCCTGCAAGTCGCGCGTTTCAAGGACTACTGTCCCAATGGCCAGCAGGTCGAAGGCAAGCCCGTCGTGAAGCACATTATCGCTGGCGTCACCGCCAGCGAGGCGCTGCTGCGCGAAGCCATCGCGCGCGGCGCCGACGCCGTGCTCGTGCACCACGGCTGGTTCTGGAAGAACGAAGACCCGCGGGTGCGCGGCACGCGCCGCACGCGGCTGGCGCTTGCACTCGCCCACGCGCTGAACCTCTACGCGTATCACCTGCCGCTGGATGCCCACCCCGACTGGGGCAACAACGCGCAGCTGGCACGCGTGCTGGGCCTGGAGCCGGAACGGACCGACACCGGCGCGCCCCGCAACTGCGGACCCGACAACCTCATCTGGACCGGCACCGCGCCCGGCCTGCGCACGCTTGGCGAATTCGCCGAACAGGTGCAGGCCCGCCTGGGCCGCAAGCCGCTGGTGGTGGGCGATGCCCGCCAGCCCCTGGACCGCATCGCCTGGTGCACGGGCGGCGCGCAAGGCTTCATGCAGGCCGCGCTGGATGCCGGCGCCACCGTCTACCTGACCGGCGAAGCCTCGGAACCCAACACGCACCTGGCCCGCGAGACCGGCACCGCCTTCATTGGCGCCGGCCATCACGCCACCGAGCGCTATGGCGTGCAGGCACTGGGCGAAGCCATCGCGGCGCGTTTCGGCATCCGCGTGGACTTCATCGACATCGACAACCCCGTCTGA
- the mscL gene encoding large conductance mechanosensitive channel protein MscL has translation MSKAGGILKEFRDFATKGNVIDLAVGVIIGAAFGKIVDSLVKDVVMPLVNFVLGGSVDFSNKFLVLRAPEGYTGPQTYAELTQAGAIVFAWGNFITILINFILLAFVIFWMVKAVNAARRKQEAEPAAPAAPTPPPEDVALLREIRDLLKR, from the coding sequence ATGAGTAAAGCAGGCGGTATTCTCAAGGAGTTTCGCGATTTCGCAACCAAGGGCAATGTCATCGACCTCGCGGTCGGTGTGATCATCGGCGCGGCTTTCGGCAAGATCGTCGACTCGCTGGTGAAAGACGTGGTCATGCCCTTGGTGAACTTCGTCCTCGGCGGTTCCGTGGACTTCAGCAACAAGTTCCTGGTGCTGCGCGCGCCCGAGGGCTATACCGGTCCGCAGACCTACGCCGAACTGACCCAGGCGGGCGCCATCGTGTTCGCGTGGGGCAACTTCATCACCATCCTGATCAACTTCATCCTGCTGGCCTTCGTGATCTTCTGGATGGTCAAGGCCGTGAACGCCGCGCGCCGCAAGCAGGAAGCCGAGCCGGCAGCGCCCGCCGCGCCTACGCCTCCTCCCGAGGACGTGGCGCTGCTGCGCGAGATTCGCGACCTGCTGAAGCGTTGA
- the petA gene encoding ubiquinol-cytochrome c reductase iron-sulfur subunit, giving the protein MSQDTIVVDDDGAVAPNLPPDPSRRFWIGATCAVGGVAGAATALPFVSTFAPSERAKAAGAPVEVDIGDLAPGQMRTVEWRGKPVWIIRRTDEQLAALKGLDSQMADPASERPGYTPEYAKNEYRSRKPDVLVTVGICTHLGCSPTPRFAMGAQPSLPSDWAGGFICPCHGSTFDMAGRVYKNKPAPDNLEVPPYQYLSDTRIIVGVDEDNKA; this is encoded by the coding sequence ATGAGTCAGGATACGATTGTTGTCGACGACGATGGCGCGGTGGCACCCAATTTGCCCCCGGATCCCTCGCGGCGATTCTGGATAGGCGCGACCTGTGCGGTCGGCGGTGTCGCAGGCGCGGCAACCGCCCTACCGTTCGTCAGCACCTTCGCGCCGTCCGAGCGCGCCAAGGCTGCGGGCGCGCCCGTCGAAGTGGATATCGGCGACCTGGCTCCCGGCCAGATGCGCACGGTCGAATGGCGGGGCAAACCCGTCTGGATCATCCGCCGCACCGACGAACAGCTCGCGGCCCTGAAGGGCCTGGACAGCCAGATGGCCGACCCAGCGTCGGAACGCCCCGGCTACACCCCCGAGTACGCCAAGAACGAATACCGCTCGCGCAAGCCCGACGTGCTCGTCACGGTCGGCATCTGCACGCACCTGGGCTGTTCGCCCACGCCGCGCTTCGCGATGGGCGCGCAGCCCAGCCTGCCCTCCGACTGGGCCGGCGGTTTCATCTGCCCCTGCCACGGCTCGACCTTCGACATGGCAGGCCGCGTCTACAAGAACAAACCCGCGCCCGACAACCTCGAGGTGCCGCCCTATCAGTACCTGAGCGACACCCGGATCATCGTCGGGGTTGACGAGGACAACAAGGCCTGA